A window of Glycine soja cultivar W05 chromosome 13, ASM419377v2, whole genome shotgun sequence genomic DNA:
tattaatttttattagtaaaaaatttaaacttttgacATATTAAttcctccctttttttttaccttttatcATCAGGTCAatcttctatttttcatttatgtaaaagataatttaatgctatatacaaaattaattattttttgtaattcttatgAAGTTAAGACAAATTTAATACACAACCACACAATGCGGCTGGTACGTAGACCaggtaaataaaacaaatattcacatgttaattaatgttatattttgaatttgaagtaGTTGGCCGATAGACCAGTAATCAAATAAAAGttgataaaatttgttttaagtgGAGTTTTTGTAATttgctaaaataaaaatcaaagtcacgtgATGAGGGTGGAGACTGGAGTTATATAAATAGCTGGTTGTGTATGGCATTTGTTTCTGGGACGCATAGGTAACGAATTTACCGTTACCTGTGGCGTCGCGTCTCAGATCCCTCTCTCTTTGGAGAGAACGCCCCAACAATCTAAATCTACATcgcattatcatcatcatcatcatcaatacTTCATTTATGGGGTTTTATTAGCTACAATACTTGTTTGCTGCAGGCTGCCAACGAAAAGGTGGTAATCATTCCCTTCTCTTTGTTTTAATTATCTCTTGGCCATTTAATTGATTTCTTTCTAATCTTTATGCATGCATCAAATTGATTAAGGTCAAGGCATTTTGGATCAGACATCTTGGCCCTGCAAGCTTGATGCAacacaacaaatatatatatcatgggGAAAACACACGACAACGTAGTTGGGCTTATATTGGCCATCTCTTCCACTGTTTTCATCGGTTCTagctttataattaaaaaaatgggtcTTAAAAAAGCTGCCGACCACGGCAACAGAGCAGGTTCAACACCTCTCATATATATCATCTGGGTTATTCAcgtattaaactttttttttttattttaacatatataacaatttttcaTTGATTTGATCAGCCACGGGAGGGCATTCGTATCTGTATGAGCCGTGGTGGTGGGCTGGAATGATTTCAAGTGAGtgattttcaattttctaattctaatttatatattaaggtAGTGGTTTCTGCATCAATCAACgtatgctatatatatatatatatatctttctgTTTTCTCTAGGCCTTAATTTTCATAGTGCAGAATAATTCACACATACAGCTCATAGAATTTTGTGACGTAAACGTCCGGATCCTTGTCTCTATTTCCACTGATATTGAGAAAACTTCTTCAAGACATATATTACCTAAAATCACATCATGCATTTTGTAGTGATCGCTGGGGAAATAGCCAATTTTGCAGCTTATGCGTTCGCTCCTGCAATCCTTGTAACTCCTTTGGGAGCTTTGAGCATCATTTTCAGGTAAgcaacacacacatatatatacacatatgtATGTATAGCCTTGTTCGTTCACAACACAAACATATGTGCATGCAATTAAGTTAAGAAAGAGGAAACAGTTACAGGGtggatgatatatatatatatatatatatatatatatatatttatgatgcAGTTCAGTGTTGGCTCACTTCATATTAAAAGAGAAATTGCACATTTTTGGCGTGCTTGGGTGTGCTCTGTGTGTGGTGGGATCTACGTCTATTGTTTTGCATGCACCGAAAGAGAAAGACATTCATTCTGTCAAGGAAGTGTGGGAACTTGCTACAGGACCAGGTAATAAGCCTTCATTAGTTGCATGCATGACATTCATATctggttattaattaattaatgagccTAAGCTTAAttgatttcttttaaattttcctATGATCGAAATCGAACAGGTTTTATTGTCTACATTTGCGCTATAGTGATATTAGTTTGCGTCCTTCATTTCCGTTTTGTGCGAAGCCATGGGCAGACTCATATGATGGTGTATCTCGGAATATGTTCTCCCACCGGCTCCATTACGGTATTAATCTAATGTTCAATGCTTAATTATACGTACGCACGCACGAGTATATCATAAACTTAATTAATGCTGATATCCTAcctagtttaatttaattttgcatATATAGGTTATGGGTGTCAAAGCAGTGGGAATCGCTTTGAAGCTTACATTTGAAGGGACGAATCAATTTGTTTACTTTGAGACCTGGATATTTACAGTGGTTGTGATAGGATGTTGCCTTTTGCAGATTAACTACTTGAACAAGGTATGCTTTAATCTGTGCCATTATAaatgttcaaaattaaattaatctttcaACTACGGGCTGTCATCACCACAGAGTAATTGTTTCGTTTCAATTTTTACTATAATGATCGGAGCACTAGTGTGAAAAAGTCAAATATTTCTCATAATggggatatatatataatatcatgcATGTAGCATCTCGTCAACAGACACCTTAATTCTCATAATGTTATATGAATAGACTACCATTAATCCTTAGGAGATTTAGGTGTTATTATTTGTCCTAAAAGTTTTTACcgtgtcattaatttttttagttttcctaTGATGAGCTAACTGCATATATATGCATTTCGTGATCTAGTAGCTAGGTACCATTTGGAAAGTTTACAAACTACATATATAAGACACTAGAACGATTTAGTACTGAATCTACTGTGCGCCCTGTGAGCCTACAAATTAAACACGTTATTCTTAAGGATGAACAGTTGATTTGGAAAACGTGTTTGCAGGCTTTGGACGCCTTTAGCACTGCTGTGGTGTCACCAGTTTACTACGTGATGTTCACATCATTTACAATCGTGGCCAGCATTATCACGTTTAAGGTGACTATACGGCTTGTTATTTACTACCTTCAATCATGAAATAGTTAATAATGACTTGATGGTGGATGCATGTATATGCAGGAATGGGCGAAGCAGGATTCAACGCAGATTGCTACTGAGTTGTGTGGTTTTGTGACAATATTATCTGGGACCTTCCTCCTTCACAGAACTAAGGATATGGGAAATAAACCCTCCGACGCCTCCGTTCATTCAAGTCCTGAAGATAACAATAGTAATACTAAGACACCTCTAAGCAACCAAATTTGAATCTATATAGCTTCTCTCCACAAGCATTATTTTGCTTCTTAACAAGCATGTAAtttcacacattttttttataaaaaaatcaaagatatGCGATGAAAATATGGAAGATTAAAGGAAAcatgcctatatatatgtggttTTGCCCAATAACTGCGTACTCCCCCATGCCCCTGCACAAATCACAGTTGCATATCATGTAAATCGACGGATGATATGTCATCCCCATTTTGTACTGTAGTTAATAGAAGAGACCCAATAAATGAAGCAAAcgttgctcttttttttttttttttatttgcctgATTATCAACCATTTATTATGTAGTCGTTATTGTATGCCACAGGTGAAATTCACAGACTTACATGGTCAGTTGCCAACTTGACCACACATGGTTATTAGaactattaatttaaaatattggttAATCCGCGTCATTATCTCACATATACTGTATTTATATTTCTTGATTTCATTATTTATGAAAAGATTAACATCTTCATTACTTTccgtaaaaaaacaaaatgtcatTCACAAATCACATCCTAAAGATCAACTAATATCAGCACTAGTTGGCTCTCTTTGCATTTGCCTTTGCCACAATAAAATATGCGTTACACTCCATAAAAAGTGCTATTGCACATCTATGCGAGGGCGAACGGGCCAtaaggatcaaaattaaaatttgttagataattattttaaattttaaagggataaaaaaaagtatggaGATTAAAATTAATACGTACTGActgatttataattattatcattgCTCCGCTGGCCATGCCACTAGTTTGATATGCATGGTGAAAAGTCAATGATTAAAAGCGATACACGCACTTGACTAGGGTTAAAGCCAGAAAAAATGAGAGCCACCAGACACGTTGCACTTTAGCTTAGTTTAATCACCCGTATATGCTTATGCTCATCATGTATCATATAGATTCACTTTCAATgagtaataatattttgtttttatatttaattaaaatatgattactTGAAGAGACTATTAGAAGAACAAAATTACCATctaaaaactagaaaaataaacacatttttaaataaaaatatctttagatAAATTTATTCACAAACACTTCcgagataataaaataaaaaaatataattaatttaatcataaattaagaTTAACtaatagataaattaatttataaaaattctcTTATATTAACTTCTCTAAATTCATATTGTGTGTTAGCAAACACGTGAacttccttttatttatttattgttcttaAGTTAAAAACCTTCTTTTTGTTAAGTCAATGAAGTTTCTTTTgttctatattttctttttaagtagTTGAAAACTTACTTTTTtcagtaaaaaagaaattactTTGTTTTGCTAGTGACAAATTCATTTAGCTGGATTACTTGCTGGCTATCCCATTCCATTTATTTAACTTAGCTTTGCttaaatttcattaataattatgacCTAGCCTGTGGGTACTCTAATTGATGTCATTCAGAAATTGgttgaaaaaaaagtaattccTAGTAAGTTTCATATCAACTTTTTATatgtcactattttttttttagttttcttttagtTGATAAACTAAACAACAGTTGAGGACATCAAATCACATTGAGGGAGGGAGACAATCAATTCTACATGAAAGAGCGGTTTTTTTCTACTCTTTTGTTAGGTAAAATTGTAGGCGTTATACCTAGAAACATTTTCAAGTCAGTTTTAAAAATCTTACCCAAACAagtcaaatttttcaaaatcaattttactaaaACAAAGGGCTGCCACATTTTGTCACTTTAAAGACATGAACTTCTCCTGGCTTATTACGATGTAGACGAATTCTTTTACGTATGTCTTGAATTACCATTGCTATTTTTAGCACATGCATAAAAACCATTTATTATGGATGGTTTACAAACAAGTGTCCTCCCTCTGTCATCAATAATTTCTGAGCATGCATTTGATTTTGTAAGAATGGAAGCAAAAAACGTTAGGATTCAAATCCTTCAGAGACTATATTTGTGAGATCAAGAATTCACAGAGAATTTTactttatagttttttattcttttctcatttatagAGATTCTTCTTTAGCGTAAACTTCGTCGTCAAATACGATTTGTTGCAACAAAGTACAATATCTAATAAATTAGCTGTTTCAGACCATTCAATCGTCACATATGCCTATTTGACATGACTTTCATGTCTAAATTGCAGAAAATCATCTTTACAAGACATTAATAACATTTGTTCCATCCAGTAGAAAACGACTTTCAGCACATGAAGCAATATTTCAACCACAAATTAAGGTTCTAGAGGTATATCTACAATTAGCATcttaaatatgataatatcCTTAACCTGAATTATCACCGACCCGAAGATCAAGCTGCAATTGTTCCATAAGTACTTTTTCAACTGCATCGACGAAGCTTGATATATTCTGCCGAATATGGGTATCTAAAGAATTGGCCAATTTCTGAAAAATCAATAGCCCAAAAGAAGAAAGTCAGCATGGAAATTTTCCAATCATATATACTGTCAAATCAGGTCATGATCAGAATAACACTTCAAAGCAAAATAAAGACATGGGATGAGGAGAAAATATCTTGGGTGCCAAACCGCTGTAATTCAAATGACGCAAGGGATTAAGTGCATCgttggaaaattttaaaaagacacTACCAAACAATGGCCTATCAAAAATCTATCTCAGGTAGGTGCATGTATGTGAAAGACCCTAACATCAACATTAAATCAGAATTCATTTACCATATAATTTTCAGAATGTAATACTAAAAATACAACTTAAAtacaagaatttaattaaagagCTAGGAGTCTAATGTTCCAAATTGTTAGGTCCGAAGTACAGACTGCGAGGTTGACACTGATGACTGATTTAAGGATTCAAGTACCATTTTGTAAACTCCTGGGAGCAAACTGATTCTAGTTGCTAGCTGtcttatcatatttttgaaACATTGTTGACTTACAAAAATTTGGACTCTAATATTGGAACAGGACCTCATGAAATTGCAGTTATCCCCAAATGTTCTGCACATCATTAAAGGCCTCACTTGCCGTAGGACCGACCTTGAGGAGACAGTCACCCATTTGGGgtcttcttttattaataagtGAAACATCAATGCCTCAATGGTGTTAGATAATAGGCCCAATGGCCTTTTATGTTATTTCTTAGTTGGTAGCTGTCTTATTATATGGACACTTTAGGAGAAAAATTACAGCATTTAGACTAACATTGGCTACGCCAGTgaattaattttgtagttattgTCAAAAGAAATGAAGAATACATGTAGGACTAAGCTactctggaatttcaataggtTCAGCAAACAATTAAGTATGAGCATTTTGGGCTTAAAACCCTGATACCTCATTGAGAACGCTTGTACATATCGATAAACCACAAGGAAGAATGATGACAGAAAATTTATAGGTTATAGCTAATACAGATTGAAATTCTCTCACCTCAACTTTGCAATGAAAACTTAAAGAAGTTCTCTTCAAATCATCTGATCCCTTTATACATATCAGCTTCAATGGAGAACCAAATATAGGCCAACCATGTGACAACTTTATGTACGCATCAATTCCTCCAGCCATATGAGCCACAATAGTCTTATCTTTGTCCAAGTATTCAAGCGAATATCTGAATTGagacataaaaatttataaagaacACTAAATGATAATCCAAATTTAAGAACATCAAAACCAAACAGTCTCACCTTGATTTATTAGCATCCTTTACTACAAGATGCCTAAGTGTGCTTAGTATAATTCTATCTTGAACTTTCTGTATAAACCACTGCAACGAGGACTTGCTGCATGGTAAATGAATGTCAAGGCATGAGTAGTGGCCAGAAGGAATCTGGGACCCatggttaagaaaaaaaatgaggacaTGACAAACCTGACTAATTTTGCAGTATCAACAATGTCGTTCACATATATATCATTTGGAAAAACCTAAATAATAataccaaaaacataataaatcatCTAAAGATAACAGGGATTGTAAAACtgctaaattaaattaacaaaggTTTTTATATGCTGTTCTTAAGGCATAAAGAAACCGTAGTCCAACAATACAAACTTAAGTTAAAGGAGATGAGGAAAGAAAAAAGCAAATGTGTTGCTGTGTTATGTCAGGATCACATTCAAATATGAAGCAGTACTAATGaatagaaaattataaatagattCCTCATAAGCAAGTCAAATTAAGATAATGATCTATTTTGATACCTGAACATTCTTTAACCTCATAGTCCCCTCAAAAACTTCAATTAATAACTCATAATTGAGTTCAGCTGCATCAACGGTAGCTTCAATTCTCGGTAGGTAGGAAATACCCTCAAATGTTGGCATATAAGTCTTCAATGACAAACGAATGCAATTCTCATCGAATGCAAGCACTTTTAGCCCCGTGAATGCATCCTCAATCTGCTCTACAACTTCAAACCTGAACAAGGGAACAAGATGAGTATGCCGTAAAACAGAAGTACAGATAAATATTTGAAGTGTAAGTGAAAGTAGCTTAACATACCATTTGACTGTAAACTGAAGATTCTGGAGAGAGTTTAGAACCGACTTCATTTCATCAATCTTATTATCAAGTTCGAATTGCTGCAACATAAGAAGGAAAAAGTATACTCTTCAATCTTTATAAACAAACTATCCTAAAGAACCACCGAAATGATTAGCTGGCTATAAACAAACcagaaaaagaataattagT
This region includes:
- the LOC114380829 gene encoding probable magnesium transporter NIPA1, with the protein product MGKTHDNVVGLILAISSTVFIGSSFIIKKMGLKKAADHGNRAATGGHSYLYEPWWWAGMISMIAGEIANFAAYAFAPAILVTPLGALSIIFSSVLAHFILKEKLHIFGVLGCALCVVGSTSIVLHAPKEKDIHSVKEVWELATGPGFIVYICAIVILVCVLHFRFVRSHGQTHMMVYLGICSPTGSITVMGVKAVGIALKLTFEGTNQFVYFETWIFTVVVIGCCLLQINYLNKALDAFSTAVVSPVYYVMFTSFTIVASIITFKEWAKQDSTQIATELCGFVTILSGTFLLHRTKDMGNKPSDASVHSSPEDNNSNTKTPLSNQI
- the LOC114381443 gene encoding uncharacterized protein LOC114381443 isoform X2; amino-acid sequence: MVESGELRSRIAEIQKLCNANDDELDNDSALLHFKTALQQIDSDFSSMEIQDAYLHHLKEELNNLHLETAQVTNQIHLLSKTHNDDCILLEAKLGEIDCSLDYNVTSKKNTAEGIDSPMLADDCLNLTVANLDKNLEQFELDNKIDEMKSVLNSLQNLQFTVKWFEVVEQIEDAFTGLKVLAFDENCIRLSLKTYMPTFEGISYLPRIEATVDAAELNYELLIEVFEGTMRLKNVQVFPNDIYVNDIVDTAKLVSKSSLQWFIQKVQDRIILSTLRHLVVKDANKSRYSLEYLDKDKTIVAHMAGGIDAYIKLSHGWPIFGSPLKLICIKGSDDLKRTSLSFHCKVEKLANSLDTHIRQNISSFVDAVEKVLMEQLQLDLRVGDNSG
- the LOC114381443 gene encoding uncharacterized protein LOC114381443 isoform X1, with amino-acid sequence MVESGELRSRIAEIQKLCNANDDELDNDSALLHFKTALQQIDSDFSSMEIQDAYLHHLKEELNNLHLETAQVTNQIHLLSKTHNDDCILLEAKLGEIDCSLDYNVTSKYQKNTAEGIDSPMLADDCLNLTVANLDKNLEQFELDNKIDEMKSVLNSLQNLQFTVKWFEVVEQIEDAFTGLKVLAFDENCIRLSLKTYMPTFEGISYLPRIEATVDAAELNYELLIEVFEGTMRLKNVQVFPNDIYVNDIVDTAKLVSKSSLQWFIQKVQDRIILSTLRHLVVKDANKSRYSLEYLDKDKTIVAHMAGGIDAYIKLSHGWPIFGSPLKLICIKGSDDLKRTSLSFHCKVEKLANSLDTHIRQNISSFVDAVEKVLMEQLQLDLRVGDNSG